The genome window ATAGTGTGTCTAGCCATTGTTCATTTTCCTACGATACGTTCAGtaatgatgaggctgaaataTGAAAGCCAATTTTCCTCCTTGAAGGGCAaattcctttgtgtgtgtgtgtgtgtgtgtgtgtgtgtgtaattccaATCTGGATGTTATTCCTCCCAGATTCTGACGACCTGAGTCTTCCCTCCGGTGAGAAGAAGTACTCCAAATCCTCCTTgggccaaagcaaaaaaagaaagaaaagacgaCACAGGTGCGCTTTTGCAAAGGACGCATTGTTGTCGAATTGAGGCATGACTTGTCATCTGTTTGATTACAGGATTCTGTGGTGAAACTCTTATGTATCGATTTTCTATAGCACAATACATTTAGCTAAAGATCCAGATGGACGATGACGCAAAATGGCTCCGGTTTTTCTTCTGGTGGCTTCCTCAGACTTACGAGCAGAATGTGGAGATTTGGATCTTTGCATTGAAGCGATATCTGTGAAAGTTTTCCATTTGTGCACGCAGGACAATTTTCACGTCCTATCAGCTGGAGGAGTTGGAGAGAGCCTTCAACGAGGCACACTACCCGGACGTGTACGCCAGGGAGATGCTGTCCGTGAAGACGGAGCTGCCGGAGGATCGGATCCAGGTGGGCGTCGACGCCCGGGTGCGCTTTCAGTAGCGCTCGTCCTCGTTCCCGGCCAGGTCTAAGTGCGCCCCCGATTCCAACCGGGGTGACGTGAGAGATCGTCACGATCCAGTTCGGCTTCGTCGGTCCTCAAATgatttgttggaaaaaaaaaaaaacgatgaatTGCTCAAAGTCCACCAAACCCGAAGAAGTCGTGGCACGCACACACCGACGAAGCGCATTTGGAGTCGATTGGGAGCGGCTCATCGTTATTTcggttttcttctttttgatgTCGTTTCGCTCGGTGGCGCGCCATCGCATTTTCGTCGGCTAcctaaaggttgggaaacaaaaCGGACAAATCGCCTCACGAGAATTCAATTGATCCGACTGATCCTTTCGAGTCTTCGGTGAAGCGAACAAGCATGTTTATCGGCATCGAGGACGACACACGCGAGCGCTTCTATTTAAGAGTTACACATTTTTGCGCAACCACAATTTCGCCGAcgcggcgccttgagatacgagtcacCCGAcagaaatttgagatacaagccctgtgtggtggcagtaaactcaagtCACTTCACAAGTTTGTCTGAGAGGAAACGATTCTTCTTCAAGTCTTCAAGCTgcttaatgccactcccagttgaatcttactgtcaaactaaacgctcaaacaaagagaattccacattattaaaaaaaaaaaataaaaaaaaatccactagcttaatgctaatacataatggaaacgccatagacgggctaacgaatagcatctactGTACGTGGGCGTGTGTGTTGGCACGATAGTGCCCCTTGACGGGCAGGTGGCGTAACACCGGAAGGAGCCCCGCtcctttcatttcaatgcaCAAACGATTGAATTCTTTCCATTCGATTTCCTAACTTTATGTTTATGTACGAAGAACAACATGACAGAGtgcgattttattttttttgcgttgggtcagagaaaaaaaagaaagcctaACTCACTCCCACTCATCGTGATCTCCTGTCGTGCCAAGATCTGTGTGACTTCTCACCGAATGAACGCCAACGAGCAGGTGGCGGCCGCCGCCTCCCCGGCTGCCCCttctctttgcttttttttttttttttcatttcccggGATATTCTGCCGCCTGTCTGCTATCCATCAGGGCctggaaatgaacttctttTTCAATCAGCCTCTGCGCCCTTGGGGGTCACCTCTCTATCTCACACACtcaaacaaacacgcacacacactgccgTCAAGAGCACGATTGCTCATCTGAGGCCCATCTTTCTATGAGATGGACGTTATCATCAGATCTACCTGAATAGCTTTCCCGCTTCTCCGCTTTGATCGTTTTTAATCCCACCTCTGCACACGCATACGTACgaacacgtacacgcacacacacacacgcacacacacacacacacacacacacacgcgcgcgcgctgACAGTCTCATTCCGCCTCGCGGGCCATTTTATGACGCTCGTTGGAGCTCATCCATATTCACGAGCTCGCCAAGGCTATTACGAGGGGCTCGGCCGGCTGAGAAATCAATCTCGGCTCGGAAGGGGAAGAACGTGCGTGGATAGCCGCCGCGCATGTTGCGAAGATGCCAAATGAGGATACGGCGGAACCTCGGAGGTCCTGCGCCATCCGCGCAATGGTGATGTCGTGCcgggctggaaaaaaaataaatggagatTTAGTGTACATGCAACGTTTTAATTGTATCCAAATCCTATTAACTGTCATCACGTGCGTGTGCAAAAAGAAGTTAAAACGCTTAACCATACAATGAAGTTGAACGAAACGTGCGGGACGGGCCCAGAAGTGAATTTTTCCATTGCGCTTTTTAACATGAACTGTCATACAATTGCAAAAATGCAAACGCTGTGCGCCTGGGAGGAGAGTCTCTTCACATCGAGTGGAAACACCGCTGACCTTGTTTTGGGTGAATGTTTCCTTCTTGCGTCATTTATTATTCATGATGATTTAGTGACGTGATTTAGCTGTATTGGACTGAGAAGCCACAGGGGTCAGCAACGTGGTGACCCCGAGGACCCCATGAGTAGCCCataggcctgttctaaaaaaaatgtccttttagGAAGCAAATGCAGAAAAATGTGTTTCCAGGAAATCTATTTCTATTTCTTCAAGATGGTATTATTATTTCCAATTATTAACGTGAGCATCTGGCCTTTTTCCAGGTGTGGTTCCAGAATCGGCGGGCCAAGTGGCGGAAGCGGGAGAAGTGCTGGGGCCGCAGCAGCGTGATGGCCGAGTACGGCCTGTATGGCGCCATGGTGCGGCATTCCATCCCGCTGCCCGAGTCCATCCTCAAATCGGCCAAGGAGGGCGTGACGGAGTCGTACGCCCCGTGGCTACTCGGTGAGCGCCAGCCACAGATTCGCACTGTCGACGTGCGAATGAGAGAACGACTTGGCTGAACTCGTTGCGTACGGCGAGTACGCAAAGAACAAGTTTGCTTGAATAACACACAACACACTTACAtactaatgatttttttaatgtttcattcatttttgacAAATACATCACACATTCTGAAGATGCTTTTCTGTTCGCAAATGTACTTTAGTCCCCGTCGTCCTCAGCCGTGGGTCTGTTAGCGTCATCTTTGAGTTTGTCATTTAGTCAGGCTGTCGGGATGGATTCCCAGCCAAGAGCCAGTGAAGACCACAAGGCGTCAACGCGGTCGATAAACGCGGCAGCAGTCAATCGTGCGATAATCCCACTTCATTACCAGAGATTAGAGACAAGTCTCCCGGTGACCGCGTGTCAATTGATTTGCTGAAATCTATCAGGCGGCTCGTAATTGATTAAGGTGTTAGGAGGCCTCCGTTTCCTGCAGTCTCCCCCGTTCAATCTACGTTTTCAAGTGGGAAAATGCTGCAAAGTTCTAACAAATAACATCCTGTGCTTCAGGTATGCACAAGAAGTCCGTGGATTCGCCTCGCTCGCCTGCGGACGAAAGAAGCGGCAGCCCCGAGAAGCCGGCGAAACGCGAGACGGCGGCGCTCGAGGAAAAGGGCCGGGCGGACGGCGACAAAGACGAACTGCGGGTGCACAGTATCGCCGTGCTGCGAGCCAAGGCGCAGGAGCACAGCGCCAAGATGCTCGGCACGCGCGCACGCAAGGACGAAGCCGAGCGCGGGACGGACAACTGAGAATGTTGGAAACAGAAGCTCACTGGAAAAGTACTGATCCCTccccttcctttcttccttttttcgGGCTGAAAActacaaagaacacattcaataTATACCGTGAAGCCGCCCGCCAGTTTGCGTGTTGGGACCGAGGCCAACAGCAAACGGTAGACGTCCCCCGCATCAAACTTTCCTAGTTGAAAGCAGTTGTCCCCCTGGAACCCGCATTTTCCTACTGTTGCAAAATCGCACCCGCTTTTAGAGAAGTTCAGAACAACAAAgatttgtgttgcttttaaaaACACGTTCcaatatattgtctttggaAACGCTGATGGAAATGTTTGACAAGAGTACCGCTAGCCATGACGTccgctagccagaggctgagctacGCTACGCTACGCTACGCTGCGTTGCGTTTGCTCGGAGTCAACTCGGAGTGGCCCGAGTGCAAGGAAGTAACGTGAATACATCATTTTTGGGATTCGGTAAAACCACCACCgctttaaaccctaaatatttGATCTCACCTCGACTGGACAAAAATATCGCCGTTTGACGGCTACATTGGCACTTTAGTAGCGCAACAGAAAAATGGACTTATAAATATCTCGGAAAACGAGTAGCTACTTGTCTGTTCTCTCCGTTTTGTAAATGAACGTCAAAGCGGAAATGAACTGTTGCTAgctatgctagctagctagttatcTGCCTCAGTAGCGAGTCTAACGCAGTTCACGAATTGTAAACATGCTAGCTCTTGTAGCTGGTTACAAAGGTTCATTTCAAGACCTCGTGACGGTAACATATGAACGTGACATACATGTATGGCAAACGACCTTGAGACGTTTAGCAGCCTGCTTCCTCCGGCGTCAACCGCGCAAGGAGCCGAGCTGCCCGGCGGCCAACGTTAGCTACGCCTCCGCTAACACGCGCCTTCGGGTGGCATCGGGCCGCTCCAGAAAGAGCAGAAAAATACCCGGACCGGTGCGAACAGGTGCGTTTTTTCAGGGACTATTTTTAGTTCCGCTGGACAGAAACATTTGCCAGGGGGCGAGTTGCCGAATCGGCACGGTTTTGCCGTATGTTTGCCGTTTGCGCGACTCACTTGCCCTCACGCCGCGACTTCTGACCTCGTCCGCCGCTGACGAGCTCGCTCGGAAGGCCGCCGACCGCCCAACTTtcattgtgaaaaacaacttcTGCACAGACTCCTCCTCTAAAGTGGATCATAGTTGAAttttctgtttgtctttgtatatatgtatctgCAGTCTGATTAAAATGGgatatttaacaacaacaacaacaacaaaaagtaagctgccaactttttttttttgctgcttttaaagagagagagagagaaaaaaaaagtttgtaccGCCCTGAAACGCAATCCAAGTCCAGCCCTCCTCCTATGGAGCTTCTGATTTCCACGCGCGAGTGTGAGCGAAGGCTTCGCCGTCGTATTTCTGCACAGCCCGGATTGACTTGCACTCCCCAAAAAGCGAAAATGTGGCTCTCGCGCGGATGCGTCAAGGCGGCCACGTCGTCGGCCGCGGCGGCCGGCCGGAGGAGGGAGAGCCACGCGGCGGCGTTCATGCGGGAGGCTGCGGACTTCCAGGGCGTGCGGGACCGCGCGGGGCTTCAGGAGTTCTCCGTCGCCCACAAGGAGCGCTTCTGGGCGGCCGTGGCGCGCCGCCGGCTCGACTGGATCAGCCCGTTCCGCGGCGTCCTCGACTGCGACATGGAGCGGGGCAAGGTGAGCTGGTTCCAGGGAGGACGCCTGAACGTCTCCGGTGAGTTTGAGCGTGACTGACATTGAACGCACCACCGCACACACACCTGGTCAACCTCCATCCACTTCTATACTGACGCGTTTTTGAAAAAGTGCATCAAAACGTTAAGAACAATCTAAATGTGTCCTTTTTATATCAAGTGATGACAATGAAAAGCATTTTCCGTAACATGCTGGACTTTCCCATTTAGTCGCATAAGCGCTGCTTTTTCGCATCCGTTTCGCACGCTCAACTTCCGAATTTCACCTGTACGACTCCGATTCGGGCCCAGGACGATTACGCTGACTGCCCGATGTTTGCTCTCTAAACCGCTGCAGCGAATTGCCTGGACCGCCACGCGCGCAGCAGCCCGGAGAAGGTGGCCCTCATCTGGGAGAGGGATGAACCCGGATCCGAGGTCAAGGTCACTTACAGGTCAGGCGGATGGAATTAGCCGGCTTGTTTTTCACGctccggcagcacggtggtggAGTAGTTTAGCgtgtctgcctcccagttctgcgGTTGAGGGTTCAAATCTCCGCTCAGGTGTGTGCCGTTGGCCTGTTCACCTGGAGTTACTTCAATTTATGAGCGTTTGTTTGTCTCCAAGTTTCATAAACCGAAGCCGTCCCACATGCTTCTGAACTCAGtccacacatttttacattcgACTCTAAATAAATGTCACAGTTACTTGCCGTTACAGTAGGGAACTGGTGGAATTCCACAAGGCTCTCTACTGGGTCCACAGATTATTAAAGTCAATGAGGAAAAACGCTCTAGAAAATGGCTGGCTGGATATTCCCCCCCCACTAGCCTGTTGCTATGTTTTTTAACAGGCAACTTCTGGAGATGACCTGCCGCACGGGCAACCTGTTGAGACGGCGTGGCGTGAAGAAGGGCCACTGCGTTACCATCTACATGCCACCGTGCCCGCTCGCTGTGGCATCCATGCTGGCCTGCGCTCGCGTCGGCGCCGCGCACAACGTGGTGTTCGCGGGCTTCAGCGCGGAGGCCCTCGCCGAGCGAATCAGAGACGGTGaggtggcgtggcgtggcgtggcgtggcggGACTCGTTCTAGCTCCCTTTCCTGTTTTCCAGTCGAATACAGGTGGGGCCCTGTTTACGACGGTCCTGACATATGAGGATATGAACGGCGTGCAATGCGCAGTGGCGGAAAAATATGTACAAGAAAGTACGCTCAGTTACAATTTTATATTTACGGCCTAGAcgtgttttcattcaaatatttactgtaactatgactttactactgtgttagcgtAGGATTGCGATAGTCTGGAGCGCGTTCCGACTTAAGTACAAATTCAGGACTATGCTCCTGCCAACGAGCTTATCTCGTTTTCCTGCTGGAACGCCAAGTCACTGACATTAATACAGTGGACCACATAGTGAGCTTTGTGGAACACCATTCGTTTTGTACTGTAACGCTAGGCAATTCCTGTAGCATATACTTGTATCTGTGAATGGAGTAGCAGGCCTTGTGGAACTTCAccagttttctttttgtaattgtgAGATTTATGAAGAGTTATATGTAAACATGTGTGGACCTAGTATACAACTGGAATGTCCACGGCATACCGCTCCCAGGGCGGCGACTTAACCTGAAGTCGTATGTAAGTCAAAACGTACCGTATTCTATGCTAACGCAGTAgtcaagtcataattacagtacatatttgcAGTTACTCCCGCGTGCTTGAATTAACACACGCATTTACAGCGTTTCGACGGAACCGATGCTAGCGTCTTTTTTGAAAACATCTACTTTTTACAGCCTTTCTCACAtatggaagaaaaacaacatgtttttttttttacaaattgcaaatagtgcagtatTACTGGCCCCTCAGTGACTTAATTGCTCACTATTTGCTTTCCTTGATACTCTGTGGAGATAAGCTAATCCTTTCTTGTGGCCACAGCAGGTGTCTTAAGGCAACGAAGAGCAAAGAGCAAAGTATGAATGCGGGACTGTCGAGCCGATAAAGACGAGTGAGATTTATTTACAGAGCTCCAGAATACAACAAAAGTTACCTTAGggtatttattgattgattttttttgtatggcgCCTACTTGACACTCACATCAGCTGCATTGTATGCAGTTGGTGCAGAGGTGTCAAAAGTACTCCCACTTTGTACTTAAGTGGAAATACAGATAAAGGTAACGGTATTTTTTCAACACCCTTACTTACTGTAAGTGGAAACACAGAAATGTACTTACGCACAAAAGTAAAATTGTTTCTGTCAATTATACACAATAAACCTTTTGATAAGACAAAAACAACTTCTCTCCAGACAAAATTGTTTAGCTACTGAATCTACTAGTAAATTAACTTAAGCACAGTCACACCGTATTTGGACTTAATTCCTCCCACCACTTATGATATGTAGTCGTCTAATCCTTTTTATAGTGAGTGCAAAATGctatgtaattgtaatctatGTTTTTCATACTCCATGCTAAGTGTTCCACGATCGGCGTTAAACTGCGTCAAAATGGAGAGTGTCATCATCGCGCTGGTGAGAGAAGCGCCCGTACGTTTCCACGCATGTGGGCCAATGTGTTGGAAATAAGACGGATGAGGGCTCGGCCCGCcgaacacaaacacgcacacgtgCATGCGCGCACACCTCCGTTGGGTCCGGAGGTCGATCGGGGTCAGGGTTGCTTATCGCCGTGCGTAGTGTGCCGCTTCCTTCGTCGCGCTATAAATCGCCACAGCAAAGATTTATAGACTTCCTAGACTCTGCAAGCGTTAATCAGTCAACATTTTGGCACAATGTATCTCATCGTAATAATGTTTAGAGCCGAGCGCAGGTGTCCTTGTGACCATGTTCCGACATCGTGTGCTTACAAAAGGACTTGGTCAAAAGCTGTGGAAGGGATTGGGGTAGCACAGTGGACTACGGGTTAGCAAGTCTGGCTCCCAGTGCAGTGTTCAAGTTAATCTTAAATCTCTGAGCTCTTAATCTAAATGGTATTTTCTTAATCCCCCCCCCGAGGGTGCTGGAGTCATGTTGGACTTTTAtgatggaaatgtttttattttgaaaggctgCTTGTGCTGATGTTTGAAGGTGAGATGACATGTGTCATTTGAAATGGGGATTTTTGTGCTTTGCTTATGAAAAGGGACTCGTGTAGTGAAAGTTATTATGTTGGATACACTTGTTGGACATGTGATtgacagtggacccctgcatactcaCAGTTTGGCACCAGTGGATTCACCTGTCCGTGGATTTAgttctgggttttttttccagttttttcttttttttgggggggggggggggggaccaaccCCAAAAACACTGACTAGCGGTTTATCCCTGATTATTCAagatttccaattttttttaatttggcctGGTCCCTATTCCCCACAAATACTTGCATAAATTgcataaacaaagacaatatgaGTTCACTTACAGTACATCTTTTGGAGGAGGACGCTCCGAAAGATGTCAAGTGCCCTTGATGATCCATAATGAGTTCATTTTGTagccttatttttaaattgtatcgcacattattgtttattatttaacgAAGAGTAAAATTGCACAAAACAAGGCTACAGTTGAGTATGTGAACGCGTTTTGTTACTGCTAACTTTATTAGGATCCAACTTAAGTTCAGGCATATCTTTTGGAACACCTTCTCCGAAAGGTATGCAAGCTTATTTTGTCGCcttatttttgcaattttgatACTTAAGTTCGTCAATAATGTGCTCTGAAATGCACTTTTTGTGGGGAAAGATGCTATTTATGGCAATAAATGTGCTTGGTTTGACTCCAATAAAAGCGGGTCACCACTTAACGACgccaaaacatttttccatGGGATACACTGCGGTCATCTACTTATGCCCCAGCTATCACGGTCAGCTAAACCTCGTTTATATGGAcgtcaaactttgttttttttttttgcaaaataaaaccATACCGCTAGCTTGATTTAGGTTCATTTGTTGACGTTTTAGCCCGGTCCAGTACGGTGATCACCGTCAACGAGAGCGTGAGAGGCGGCAAGGTGACCCGGCTGAAGGCCACGGTGGACGAGGCGGTGCGCAGTTGCCCGACGGTGCGCCAGGTTTTTGTCGCCATGAGGACGGACGCGCCGGTCGCTATGACGCCCAAGGACGTCGCCATGGAAGAGGTAAGAGGACCTCAGCTTCTCCCTGAGGCGACGTTTGGACCGAATTGAACCGAATGTCACAGGAGATGATGACGGAGGACGCCGTGTGCGAGCCGGCCGCCATGGACAGCGAGGACGTCCTGTTCCTGCTCTACACGTCGGGCAGCACTGGGAAACCCAAAGGTCTGGTCCACACGCAGGCCGGATACCTGCTGTATACCGCACTCACGCACAAGGTAAGCTTGTTAGTACGCTCACTGGACCCGTACAGTCCAAGAGCGCTATTGTAAACCAAGGAAGCGCAGGATTTATTTGTCTTGTCTAGCTTTTCTGCAGGAATGGGAAgtaattttgacatttatgtAGAGCGTACCTAGTATCGAGCCTTGCGGAACACCATCTGAATCTCTCTAGAAAGGGCCGTCGGTTTATGACCACCACttgtaggccataaatataaaagaatCCAGTAAAAAAGTACGAGGGCAGCAGTAACTGAGTGTGCTCTCTTGTACCTTCTTGTGGCTACATATTTCTACGCCACCCAGCAAACTAGTTGATTGCGTTCATAACCTCAAAACAACGTTTGGGCACAGTCGTAAACCTcgtactctgtgtgtgtgtgtgtgtgtgtgtgtgcatcccgCTACAGTACGTCTTTGACTACCGTGACGGAGACGTGTTTGGCTGCGTGGCGGACATCGGTTGGATCACAGGACACAGTTACGCCGTGTACGGGCCCCTGGCCAA of Phyllopteryx taeniolatus isolate TA_2022b chromosome 18, UOR_Ptae_1.2, whole genome shotgun sequence contains these proteins:
- the acss1 gene encoding acetyl-coenzyme A synthetase 2-like, mitochondrial isoform X3: MELLISTRECERRLRRRISAQPGLTCTPQKAKMWLSRGCVKAATSSAAAAGRRRESHAAAFMREAADFQGVRDRAGLQEFSVAHKERFWAAVARRRLDWISPFRGVLDCDMERGKVSWFQGGRLNVSANCLDRHARSSPEKVALIWERDEPGSEVKVTYRQLLEMTCRTGNLLRRRGVKKGHCVTIYMPPCPLAVASMLACARVGAAHNVVFAGFSAEALAERIRDARSSTVITVNESVRGGKVTRLKATVDEAVRSCPTVRQVFVAMRTDAPVAMTPKDVAMEEEMMTEDAVCEPAAMDSEDVLFLLYTSGSTGKPKGLVHTQAGYLLYTALTHKYVFDYRDGDVFGCVADIGWITGHSYAVYGPLANGGTTVLFESTPIYPDPGRYWEMVERLKINQFYGAPTAIRLLLKYGDEWVRKYDRSSLRTLGSVGEPINTEAWEWYHGVVGERRCPVVDTWWQTETGGICIAPRPSEPHAEIVPGMAMRPFFGIKPALMDGQGEAVTSNDASGALCLAQPWPGMARSIHGDHQRFVDTYFKTYPGYFFTGDGAHRSKEGYYQITGRLDDVINVSGHRIGTAEIEDVVNQCSAVAESAVVGCSHHIKGQGVYAFVVLKQDAREADLSSQIDHAVSNKIAKYACPDRIQFVQRLPKTRSGKIMRRVLRKVVERDLSGLGDLSTLDDPAAVQEIVRGHRDLCGESSHREQK
- the acss1 gene encoding acetyl-coenzyme A synthetase 2-like, mitochondrial isoform X2 encodes the protein MELLISTRECERRLRRRISAQPGLTCTPQKAKMWLSRGCVKAATSSAAAAGRRRESHAAAFMREAADFQGVRDRAGLQEFSVAHKERFWAAVARRRLDWISPFRGVLDCDMERGKVSWFQGGRLNVSANCLDRHARSSPEKVALIWERDEPGSEVKVTYRQLLEMTCRTGNLLRRRGVKKGHCVTIYMPPCPLAVASMLACARVGAAHNVVFAGFSAEALAERIRDARSSTVITVNESVRGGKVTRLKATVDEAVRSCPTVRQVFVAMRTDAPVAMTPKDVAMEEEMMTEDAVCEPAAMDSEDVLFLLYTSGSTGKPKGLVHTQAGYLLYTALTHKYVFDYRDGDVFGCVADIGWITGHSYAVYGPLANGGTTVLFESTPIYPDPGRYWEMVERLKINQFYGAPTAIRLLLKYGDEWVRKYDRSSLRTLGSETGGICIAPRPSEPHAEIVPGMAMRPFFGIKPALMDGQGEAVTSNDASGALCLAQPWPGMARSIHGDHQRFVDTYFKTYPGYFFTGDGAHRSKEGYYQITGRLDDVINVSGHRIGTAEIEDVVNQCSAVAESAVVGCSHHIKGQGEPAHTWLSKCRYCSGALRVSPSPLCRRVRICGAQAGRPRSGPQLADRPRRVQQDRQVRLPRPYPVCAAPAKDALGQDHASGSAQGGGARPERPGRPQHAGRPRRRAGDRPRPPRPLRREQPSRAKVKILKDFYF
- the LOC133467951 gene encoding visual system homeobox 2-like — translated: MTGKDGAENKQSAAGHGGPQQPPPACKMPPTAQRRTGFGIQELLGLSKEPPQPPQPPPPPTPPPSPAVAAPRRPLEALPHHRGHVLAARSAAPGHGVGLPGLDGVRSLYSQPAFLEVLSEARKVHLQPLHVRPEMLRSASSDSDDLSLPSGEKKYSKSSLGQSKKRKKRRHRTIFTSYQLEELERAFNEAHYPDVYAREMLSVKTELPEDRIQVWFQNRRAKWRKREKCWGRSSVMAEYGLYGAMVRHSIPLPESILKSAKEGVTESYAPWLLGMHKKSVDSPRSPADERSGSPEKPAKRETAALEEKGRADGDKDELRVHSIAVLRAKAQEHSAKMLGTRARKDEAERGTDN